A region of Ornithodoros turicata isolate Travis chromosome 5, ASM3712646v1, whole genome shotgun sequence DNA encodes the following proteins:
- the LOC135395359 gene encoding solute carrier family 2, facilitated glucose transporter member 8-like: MSSRKTKRSKSFHKPSSPSLGERRHEPPALLPLPSPPQNAPADQPCSPDDSIQITGNAAMEALMNMQPEAKGATPRYEDSIPMTSGNHVTAVFTACLASCAMGTGVGYGSPALSQLVKETRFGSSPHSQEAVWFNAVLPLVAVPGALASWLILKHLGNRKTLLLSAIGLICSWLTVILSSSTVTLYVGRGIGGFYSGIVSVCVPLYVTEVSPAGRRAFLGSGVEIAAGAGILLPYLFCPLLHWRWLAALCITPAALLLTLSGSLLESPLWLHSKGRREDADRAIQGLYGFNLLAELNFQRMDRDAKICNNVPMAKVSMRVAICLSLQFLQQSSCVTVVFFNAVQIFGAVSPDTASTSSSLAAAFHVAITFIFSMLTADVGRRWLILLSVFFVTAGFTMFNFMDHIRRAFDAEKVEDDTGKAALFSVCFVVIGYSVGLSHIPWVLLGELMPYKVRYAGTAVTIALQWTLSYLLVQFNWAAISIFQFQGTFVGYSVGALLLCGVTLFGVPETQGKPLAEIDAT; the protein is encoded by the exons ATGTCTTCTCGCAAGACGAAGCGCTCAAAGAGCTTTCATAAGCCATCCTCTCCGTCGCTTGGGGAAAGACGCCATGAACCACCTGCCCTGCTCCCTCTGCCCTCTCCACCGCAAAATGCACCCGCGGATCAACCATGTTCTCCTGACGACAGCATTCAGATAACCGGGAATGCAGCCATGGAAGCCCTGATGAATATGCAGCCGGAGGCGAAG GGTGCGACTCCAAGGTACGAAGACTCAATACCGATGACCAGCGGGAATCACGTGACTGCAGTGTTTACAGCATGTCTCGCCTCTTGCGCCATGGGAACTGGGGTTGGCTATGGATCTCCTGCGCTGTCTCAGCTAGTAAAGGAGACCAGGTTCGGATCATCCCCACATTCTCAGGAAGCCGTCTGGTTCAACGCTGTGCTTCCACTCGTCGCCGTTCCGGGTGCCTTGGCATCTT GGCTAATTCTCAAGCATCTAGGCAACCGCAAAACCTTGCTGCTGTCCGCGATCGGTCTAATTTGCAGCTGGTTGACGGTAATCTTGTCGAGCAGCACTGTAACGTTGTACGTGGGGCGAGGCATAGGAGGTTTCTACAGCGGCATCGTGTCCGTCTGCGTCCCGCTCTACGTCACAGAAGTGAGCCCTGCTGGACGAAGAGCTTTTCTTGGAAGCGGAGTCGAG ATAGCTGCCGGTGCGGGCATCTTACTGCCTTATCTCTTCTGCCCGCTCCTCCACTGGCGCTGGTTGGCTGCCTTGTGTATCACCCCAGCAGCACTTCTACTGACCCTCTCCGGCTCACTCTTGGAGTCCCCCCTGTGGCTGCATAGCAAGGGACGTCGCGAGGATGCTGACCGTGCCATACAGGGACTCTACGGCTTCAATTTGCTTGCGGAGCTCAATTTCCAAAGAATGGACCGTGACGCCAAGATATGCAATAACGTACCGATGGCCAAGGTTTCTAT GCGCGTGGCAATATGTCTGTCCCTACAGTTCCTGCAACAGTCTTCCTGCGTGACCGTGGTCTTCTTTAACGCCGTCCAGATCTTCGGTGCAGTCAGTCCCGATACGGCTTCCACGTCCAGCTCTCTGGCAGCCGCATTCCACGTGGCTATCACCTTTATCTTCAGCATGCTTACCGCTGACGTTGGTCGGCGATG GCTTATATTGCTGTCCGTGTTTTTCGTGACAGCGGGATTTACGATGTTTAATTTCATGGACCACATCCGGCGTGCATTTGACGCCGAGAAAGTGGAAGACGACACCGGAAAGGCAGCCCTTTTCTCCGTCTGTTTCGTAGTCATCGGCTACTCAGTTGGACTCA GTCATATCCCTTGGGTGCTGCTGGGTGAGCTGATGCCCTACAAAGTTCGCTACGCAGGCACGGCAGTCACCATAGCCCTTCAGTGGACCCTGAGCTACTTGCTGGTGCAGTTCAACTGGGCAGCCATCAGCATTTTTCAGTTCCAGGGGACATTCGTGGGTTACAGCGTTGGCGCACTTCTCTTGTGTGGAGTTACTCTGTTTGGAGTTCCCGAAACACAGGGAAAGCCCCTCGCTGAGATAGATGCCACCTGA
- the LOC135395238 gene encoding uncharacterized protein K02A2.6-like: MPSPFPERPWQKVAVDLFYLSGKWFLLVTDYYSRYPELAPLTNLTSSAVIDHLKSIFARHGTPEVLISDNGPQFRRLVGSDFATFAKEWSFEHRTSSPRFPQSNGFVEAAVRVIKLSLKKSDDAYKALQSYRATPLGNGFSPAQLLMGRRLRTSLPTAASLLSPKTPDRNQLRQWEERRIEMQKRNYDQRHGVRTLPPLRQGERVWITDTRSSGVVQAPAAAPRSYNIQMDDGVLRRNRFHLIPVPSPSSDCPQKGPSAETLAAPTSDSRPQELGGGTGPGPERVVSARSSSREVSQAGSSDSSGHQPGDHPPHNPTGMTPRSGRVVKPVKRLQVGFE; this comes from the coding sequence ATGCCTTCGCCGTTCCCAGAGCGCCCATGGCAGAAGGTAGCGGTCGATCTTTTCTACCTTAGTGGCAAGTGGTTCCTGCTGGTAACGGATTATTATTCAAGATATCCGGAACTGGCTCCTTTGACCAACTTAACAAGTTCAGCGGTCATCGATCACCTGAAATCCATATTTGCCAGGCACGGAACGCCAGAAGTACTCATCAGCGACAATGGACCACAATTTCGGAGACTAGTGGGCAGTGACTTTGCTACATTCGCCAAAGAGTGGTCATTTGAACACAGGACTTCTAGTCCACGTTTTCCACAAAGCAACGGCTTCGTCGAAGCCGCTGTCCGTGTCATCAAGCTCAGTCTCAAAAAGTCGGACGATGCGTATAAAGCTCTTCAGAGCTACCGCGCTACGCCATTAGGAAATGGTTTCAGTCCGGCTCAGCTACTTATGGGTCGCCGTCTTCGCACGTCGCTTCCTACCGCCGCGTCGCTGTTAAGTCCCAAGACACCAGATCGGAATCAGTTGCGTCAATGGGAAGAGCGTCGCATTGAAATGCAAAAAAGAAACTATGATCAGCGACATGGTGTGCGAACCTTACCACCCCTACGGCAAGGCGAGAGGGTATGGATAACGGACACCCGATCAAGTGGCGTGGTTCAGGCACCAGCAGCAGCGCCTCGGTCCTACAACATTCAGATGGACGATGGGGTACTCCGTAGGAACAGATTTCACTTGATACCTGTACCGTCACCGTCCTCTGATTGCCCCCAAAAAGGTCCTTCTGCAGAGACTTTGGCAGCTCCCACGTCCGACTCTCGTCCCCAGGAACTCGGAGGAGGAACAGGCCCTGGGCCTGAGCGTGTTGTCTCCGCTAGGTCGTCGTCTCGGGAAGTTTCACAAGCTGGTTCGTCTGACAGTTCCGGCCACCAACCGGGAGACCACCCCCCACATAACCCAACAGGAATGACTCCTCGCAGCGGCAGAGTGGTGAAGCCAGTGAAAAGACTTCAAGTTGGATTTGAATGA